From a region of the Gossypium raimondii isolate GPD5lz chromosome 10, ASM2569854v1, whole genome shotgun sequence genome:
- the LOC105775323 gene encoding uncharacterized protein LOC105775323, with protein sequence MIQAMLKAFQRAVRSGNGNGKMAVKKIMSIGVELFKGVARPTPNIAEYWMKMIKRILEDRECTLGQKLKGVVSLLGDKAYRWWQAIVRGMLAERITWNYFQEPFQKNYMGPCYVEAHRREFIELKQGDMSVLKLTASRCTNIQSVNTATKDMELRCLQVYGSDCIIVLQQSR encoded by the coding sequence ATGATTCAAGCTATGCTAAAAGCTTTCCAAAGAGCCGTCAGATCGGGTAATGGAAATGGAAAGATGGCTGTCAAAAAAATCATGTCTATTGGGGTCGAATTGTTCAAAGGGGTCGCTAGACCAACTCCCAATATAGCAGAGTACTggatgaaaatgataaagaGAATTCTTGAGGACCGGGAATGCACTCTTGGGCAGAAGCTAAAAGGAGTCGTGTCCTTGTTGGGAGACAAGGCATATAGATGGTGGCAAGCCATTGTTAGGGGAATGCTTGCGGAACGAATTACTTGGAATTATTTCCAAGAGCCTTTTCAGAAAAATTATATGGGTCCATGTTATGTTGAAGCTCACAGACGTGAATTCATCGAGCTAAAGCAGGGAGATATGTCAGTTTTGAAGTTGACCGCCTCTAGATGTACTAacatccagagtgtgaatactgcaactaaAGACATGGAATTGAGGTGcctgcaagtatacgggtcagatTGTATTATAGTTTTACAAcaaagtaggtaa